A genomic segment from Salvia splendens isolate huo1 chromosome 13, SspV2, whole genome shotgun sequence encodes:
- the LOC121762070 gene encoding squamosa promoter-binding-like protein 14, whose product MDEAGAQVASPVVIHQALAQRFCSPRPIVKKRSVPFYSSCYINQNPPDNWNPKSWDWDSSRFIARPLQCDGDQVKRGSQVPPDLLRNNEAQNSSLHPSEHNQIGKDDDNLLLKLGGGEQQATSNGSHGSMNLMEETHPVSRPSKRVRSGSPSTANRPMCQVDDCTEDLCTAKDYHRRHKVCEVHSKAGKALVGRQMQRFCQQCSRFHPLSEFDDGKRSCRRRLAGHNRRRRKTQPEDATPRVPVPSGSHNDINCEVDVINLLAALTRPQGNPEDRNAKVSSLPDKDQLVQILSKINSLPLPAIIAAKLPHLNSTSGSVSDHAHSENQNQMSANASSPSTMDLLAGLSGAPGVPSDALEIQSQPSKEKSEFEKSKSPDVDNAARLDTQKGSAGGEWSSTSCHNSPMEEVDCHVPETCPSLHLQLFSSSPEDNSSRKLPLNATYPSSNSSNPSQDISPTSSPPLVRDLFPMRTSRETMKCNHFINSEDELACAKSTMSNGCSTSLRLFSGSIQPPENASIQSSPYQAGYASSSGTDHSPPSLNSDSQDRTGRIIFKLFDKDPSHLPCSLRTQIFNWLSNSPSEMESFIRPGCIVLSLYLSMPLYAWDHIEENLFDCVSSLVKGADVSFWGNGRFLVCTERQMASHKDGKIRLYKTLKGFAMPELVSVSPVAVVSGQETSLVLRGRGLTIQGTKVHCTHADGYNIEEVCASMCQDAARDEIILSGFKIDGTSNMLGRCFVEVENSFRGTTFPVIIADKTICYELRLLEPHINGSAEVGGDHLESTERSWSREEVVRFLDELGWLFQRKRNSTLYEIPDYRLNRFKFLLIFTVEHDFCALVKTLLDILLELNLGRKGLVMESMTMLWEIHPLNRAVRRRCRRMIDLLIHYSVIDPDDASEKYIFTPNLAGPGGLTPLHLAASATSSEDLIDALISDPQEVGLQSWNSALDVNGLSPYAYALMRNNHSYNELVARKVAKMRNGEVCVPIENERNPLEVEEKGRCPRCAVAGYRLESKRYGGSQGLLQQPYIHSMLLVAAVCVCVCVFLRGHPYVGCVVPFAWENLDYGPR is encoded by the exons ATGGACGAGGCAGGTGCACAAGTAGCTTCCCCAGTTGTCATCCACCAAGCACTGGCACAAAGATTTTGCAGTCCACGTCCAATAGTGAAGAAACGGAGTGTGCCTTTTTACTCTTCTTGTTATATTAATCAGAACCCTCCTGATAATTGGAATCCGAAGTCCTGGGATTGGGATAGTTCAAGGTTTATTGCTAGACCATTGCAATGTGATGGAGACCAAGTGAAAAGAGGCTCACAGGTGCCACCAGACTTGTTAAGGAACAATGAAGCACAGAATAGTTCTTTACATCCCTCAGAGCATAATCAAATCGGAAAAGATGATGATAATCTTCTACTGAAGCTTGGAGGTGGAGAACAACAAGCCACGAGCAATGGCAGCCATGGTAGCATGAATTTAATGGAAGAGACACATCCTGTGTCAAGGCCCAGCAAGAGAGTGAGGTCTGGATCACCTAGTACTGCTAACCGTCCTATGTGTCAAGTAGATGATTGCACGGAAGATCTCTGTACTGCCAAGGATTATCACCGGCGACACAAGGTGTGTGAGGTGCACAGCAAAGCTGGTAAAGCTTTAGTGGGAAGACAGATGCAAAGGTTCTGCCAACAGTGCAGTAG GTTCCACCCACTTTCTGAATTTGACGATGGAAAGAGAAGCTGTAGGCGCAGACTTGCTGGACATAATAGAAGGAGGAGGAAAACTCAGCCAGAAGATGCTACTCCACGGGTGCCAGTTCCCAGTGGTTCCCACAATGATATCAACTGCGAAGTGGATGTCATCAATTTACTGGCAGCACTAACTCGTCCACAAG GGAACCCAGAGGACAGGAATGCTAAAGTCTCCTCTCTACCTGATAAAGATCAGCTTGTACAAATTCTTAGTAAAATAAATTCCTTGCCATTGCCGGCAATCATAGCAGCCAAGCTACCTCATTTGAATTCTACAAGTGGAAGTGTATCTGATCATGCACATTCTGAAAACCAGAACCAAATGAGTGCAAATGCTTCTTCCCCATCGACCATGGACTTACTTGCTGGTCTTTCAGGTGCTCCTGGAGTGCCTTCTGATGCCTTGGAAATACAATCTCAACCAAGCAAAGAGAAAAGTGAGTTTGAAAAAAGTAAATCACCCGATGTTGACAATGCCGCCCGTCTAGATACACAAAAAGGTTCCGCTGGAGGTGAGTGGAGTAGTACAAGTTGCCATAATTCACCCATGGAAGAAGTAGATTGTCATGTTCCAGAGACATGTCCAAGTCTGCATTTACAGTTGTTTAGTTCATCACCTGAAGATAATAGTTCAAGGAAGTTGCCGTTAAATGCAACCTACCCTTCATCCAACAGTAGTAATCCTTCCCAAGATATATCACCCACATCTTCACCACCTCTTGTGCGTGATCTATTTCCTATGCGAACTTCAAGAGAAACTATGAAGTGCAATCATTTTATAAATAGTGAAGATGAACTTGCATGTGCAAAATCAACCATGAGCAATGGGTGCAGTACATCACTTCGGCTTTTCAGTGGCTCAATTCAGCCTCCTGAAAATGCTTCGATTCAAAGTTCTCCATACCAAGCTGGTTATGCATCTTCTTCCGGAACTGATCATTCACCACCCAGTCTGAATTCTGATTCTCAG GATCGCACTGGTCGAATCATTTTCAAACTATTTGACAAGGATCCCAGCCATTTGCCTTGCTCTTTACGAACTCAG ATATTCAATTGGCTTTCTAACAGTCCATCAGAAATGGAGAGCTTTATCAGGCCTGGTTGCATAGTCCTCTCATTGTATTTATCTATGCCATTGTATGCCTGGGATCAT ATAGAAGAAAACCTTTTTGACTGTGTCAGCTCTTTAGTAAAAGGTGCTGACGTAAGCTTCTGGGGAAATGGAAGATTTTTGGTTTGCACTGAGAGACAAATGGCTTCCCATAAAGATG GGAAAATCCGTCTCTACAAAACTTTGAAAGGCTTTGCTATGCCAGAACTGGTTTCAGTGTCTCCTGTTGCGGTTGTTTCCGGGCAAGAGACCTCTCTTGTATTGAGGGGGAGAGGTTTGACAATCCAAGGGACCAA GGTACACTGCACACATGCAGATGGGTATAATATAGAAGAAGTTTGCGCATCAATGTGCCAAGACGCTGCACGTGATGAAATAATCTTGAGTGGCTTTAAGATAGATGGAACAAGTAACATGCTTGGTCGCTGCTTTGTTGAG GTTGAAAATAGTTTTAGAGGCACTACATTCCCAGTAATTATAGCTGATAAAACCATCTGCTATGAGTTGAGGCTCCTTGAGCCTCATATCAATGGCAGTGCCGAAGTTGGTGGTGATCACCTTGAGAGTACAGAAAGGTCTTGGTCGAGGGAAGAAGTCGTTCGTTTCTTGGATGAACTTGGTTGGCTATTTCAAAGAAAGAGAAACTCTACTTTGTATGAGATCCCAGATTACAGGCTTAATCGGTTCAAATTTCTTCTTATATTCACTGTCGAGCATGACTTTTGTGCTTTGGTAAAAACTCTCCTGGACATCCTACTAGAACTAAACTTGGGGAGGAAAGGGTTAGTAATGGAATCTATGACAATGCTATGGGAAATTCACCCCTTGAACAGGGCAGTGAGAAGGAGGTGCAGGAGGATGATTGATTTGCTGATCCATTACTCTGTTATCGACCCTGATGATGCTTCTGAGAAGTACATATTCACACCTAACTTAGCCGGACCTGGTGGTCTCACACCCTTGCATCTGGCTGCGTCTGCAACTTCCTCAGAAGACTTGATCGATGCCCTAATAAGTGATCCTCAGGAG GTTGGTCTGCAAAGCTGGAATTCTGCTTTGGATGTCAACGGATTGTCTCCATATGCGTATGCCTTGATGAGGAACAATCATTCTTACAATGAGCTTGTTGCGCGGAAAGTTGCAAAAATGAGAAATGGCGAGGTGTGTGTACCAATTGAGAATGAGAGGAACCCATTGGAAGTAGAGGAGAAAGGAAGATGCCCCAGGTGTGCAGTTGCAGGGTATCGACTAGAAAGCAAAAGGTATGGAGGCTCGCAAGGATTGCTTCAACAACCTTACATACATTCAATGCTCCTCGTTGctgctgtgtgtgtgtgtgtctgtgTCTTCCTAAGAGGACACCCCTATGTCGGCTGTGTAGTTCCATTCGCTTGGGAGAACCTCGACTACGGCCCACGCTAA